The Argopecten irradians isolate NY chromosome 4, Ai_NY, whole genome shotgun sequence genome has a window encoding:
- the LOC138320722 gene encoding uncharacterized protein: MSSMMSEKIIASRLLQYHMDLTQVKENSSIKLASLTVIQEFLKNDKNGTIRQMFMDRGLIESILLTIDSSLDNHSELASIDVALKCLWFLSQLSIGPLQNMITHDVMRRLLYLLDVKGNIYHFTSKFSNQFQQLCENKHLIGRIQTKSLSSELHDKVHKLSKLKLKYLDLLPDNLKICSLFDTSDSEKDINITDHLLENFQHQAWPNRNEVQCETEDIEEWEDIFVSEVIDGPLFWAHIGMANIETVRDIQMALEDEHLQPTKCTAGDTVVVRRILDSDRSFYIRARVIKVDQWKMKVWALDYGYEMDLPCNEVYTLPDHIGTSKYSPQISLCKLAGVEPSPRHHVIPKLAASILSNMCQKSIPACEILVELGGIETLETFLHACPEPETIHYVLRLVTNIAFYSKMSTSISNSNLTECVLDVISKLLMIPSDSSNALVACLNCLCNILFKNDTTRDKFYHHEGIETVMKVLLQRGSTKSKIYHACTHLLRIFVRKIDTEPSLSLQRKRSLDRQRRSDSGRSPPNLNKTHLDPKLKNCPSEFVKFVQAHSVGDINSKTASFQSRLYETAWSDDSDEEDSCLVSHTRENSDDITRPVTTIDATHYYGQTTNNSFILGSEVEFENDTTHELRPNKSIFKVSSSVIAKHVCGLLNSGKGGKIYFGISSTVQGVEMNRDDRDEFRIGVDRMMSDKISPCVLHSMFDVIYTPVVEHDEHTNTLVAIKDRFVAEVAVKPVSHGIMHTLKDGECFYRFGPHTSQLTALEMRQLIILEEEEAFMEEFKQLSMELDQLKSVI; the protein is encoded by the exons ATGAGCAGTATGATGAGTGAGAAGATAATAGCCTCACGCTTACTCCAGTATCATATGGACCTGACCCAAGTCAAGGAAAACTCCAGCATAAAACTTGCCTCTTTGACAGTCATTCAGGAATTTctgaaaaatgacaaaaatggcACTATAAGACAAATGTTTATGGACAGAGGACTGATAGAATCAATTTTGCTGACTATAGATTCATCATTAGACAACCATTCTGAACTAGCTTCTATTGATGTAGCTTTGAAATGTCTTTGGTTTCTCTCACAACTCTCTATTGGACCCCTGCAAAACATGATAACACATGATGTCATGAGACGCCTGTTGTATTTGTTAGATGTCAAAGGtaacatttatcattttacatCCAAATTCTCCAATCAGTTTCAGCAGCTTTGTGAAAACAAGCACTTGATTGGGAGAATACAGACCAAGTCCTTGTCCTCGGAGTTACATGACAAAGTACACAAACTCTCAAAACTTAAGCTGAAATATCTGGACCTTTTACCGGACAACCTGAAAATTTGTTCACTATTTGATACTAGTGATTCtgaaaaagatataaatatcaCTGATCATCTCCTTGAAAACTTCCAACATCAAGCCTGGCCCAACAGGAATGAAGTCCAATGTGAAACAGAAGATATAGAAGAATGGGAAGACATTTTCGTGTCTGAAGTCATTGATGGTCCATTATTTTGGGCACATATTGGCATGGCCAACATTGAAACAGTTCGTGACATACAAATGGCTTTGGAAGATGAACATCTGCAACCTACTAAATGTACTGCGGGTGACACAGTTGTTGTTAGGAGGATACTGGATTCTGACAGATCGTTTTACATTCGGGCGAGGGTCATCAAAGTCGACCAATGGAAGATGAAAGTTTGGGCCCTGGACTATGGTTATGAGATGGATTTACCATGTAATGAAGTTTACACCTTACCCGACCATATAGGTACCAGCAAATACTCTCCGCAGATATCCCTGTGTAAACTGGCAG GAGTTGAGCCCTCACCACGCCATCATGTCATTCCAAAACTGGCAGCCTCCATCCTCTCTAATATGTGCCAGAAAAGTATTCCAGCAT GTGAGATTTTGGTTGAGCTGGGTGGAATAGAAACCCTGGAGACATTTCTCCATGCTTGTCCTGAACCAGAAACTATTCACTATGTACTCAGACTGGTCACAAACATTGCTTTCTATAGTAAGATGTCAACTAGCATCTCCAATAGCAACCTTACTGAATGCGTTCTGG ACGTCATTTCCAAGTTGCTGATGATTCCGTCTGACTCCAGCAATGCTTTGGTGGCATGCCTGAATTGTCTGTGTAACATTCTCTTCAAAAACGATACGACTAGAGACAAATTTTACCACCATGAAG GTATTGAGACTGTTATGAAAGTACTACTTCAGCGTGGCAGCACGAAAAGCAAGATTTACCACGCTTGTACACATCTACTTCGTATCTTTGTACGCAAGATTGACACAGAACCATCATTGTCACTCCAACGAAAACGTTCACTTGACAGACAGAGAAGAAGTGACTCTGGCAGATCGCCTccaaatttaaacaaaactcACCTAGACCCAAAACTCAAGAACTGTCCAAG TGAGTTTGTCAAGTTTGTTCAGGCTCATAGTGTAGGAGATATAAACTCAAAAACTGCATCCTTCCAGTCGAGATTATATGAG ACAGCCTGGTCTGATGATTCAGATGAAGAGGATTCATGCCTGGTCTCacacacacgagaaaactcag ATGACATTACCAGGCCTGTCACAACCATTGACGCCACACATTACTATGGACAAACAACCAACAATTCCTTCATATTGG GTTCTGAGGTGGAGTTTGAGAATGATACTACACATGAGCTAAGACCAAACAAATCCATCTTCAAAGTGTCGTCTTCTGTCATCGCCAAGCATGTCTGTGGGCTCCTTAACAGTG GGAAAGGAGGGAAGATCTACTTCGGGATTTCTAGTACGGTTCAAGGTGTGGAAATGAATCGAGATGATCGCGATGAGTTCCGTATTGGCGTAGACCGGATGATGTCAGATAAAATTTCCCCGTGTGTTCTCCACTCCATGtttgatgttatatatacacctgTCGTGGAGCACGATGAACATACTAACACTCTCGTAGCCATCAAAGACCGCTTTGTTGCTG AGGTCGCTGTTAAACCTGTGTCTCATGGAATCATGCATACACTAAAAGATGGGGAATGTTTCTATCGTTTTGGACCACACACGTCTCAACTCACTGCTCTG GAGATGAGACAGTTGATTATATTGGAAGAGGAGGAAGCTTTTATGGAGGAATTCAAACAACTATCAATGGAACTTGATCAGCTGAAGTCAGTAATATAG
- the LOC138320724 gene encoding proteasome subunit beta type-7-like isoform X2: protein MAAVLGAEPRVGGFNFENYARNISLEQAGIKPPKAYKTGTTIVGLVYKDGIVLGADTRATEGSVVADKNCAKIHYIADNIYCCGAGTAADTEVTTRLISSQLELHRLNTGRVPRVCTANRLLKQMLFRYHGGISAALVLGGVDTTGPHLYSVWPHGSTDKLPYVTMGSGSLAAMATFEDRFKPEMEKDQAIQLVRDAIAAGIFNDLGSGSNVDVCVITKGKVEYLRPYDEANIKGLR, encoded by the exons ATGGCTGCAGTGTTGGGTGCCGAACCGCGAGTCGGAgggtttaattttgaaaactatGCAAG aaatatttctcTGGAGCAAGCAGGAATAAAACCTCCAAAAGCTTACAAAACAGGAACCACTATTGTCGGTTTAGTTTACAAG GATGGTATTGTATTGGGTGCTGACACCAGGGCTACAGAAGGCTCTGTTGTGGCAGATAAAAACTGTGCAAAGATCCATTATATAGCTGACAATATTTA TTGCTGTGGTGCCGGTACTGCTGCTGATACCGAAGTGACCACACGATTGATTTCCTCACAGTTGGAGCTCCATCGACTCAATACTGGTCGGGTACCAAGAGTGTGTACAGCCAACAGGCTTCTCAAACAGATGTTGTTCAG ATACCACGGTGGCATCAGTGCAGCCCTGGTACTGGGAGGTGTTGATACTACTGGCCCACACCTGTACAGTGTATGGCCTCACGGATCTACAGACAAACTGCCGTATGTTACCATGG GTTCAGGATCACTTGCAGCTATGGCTACATTTGAGGACCGTTTCAAACCAGAAATGGAG AAAGACCAGGCCATACAGTTAGTAAGAGATGCTATCGCCGCTGGTATATTTAATGATCTTGGATCTGGATCTAATGTTGATGTTTGTGTGATAACTAAAGGCAAGGTAGAATACCTCCGGCCATACGATGAAGCCAATATCAAAGGGCTAAGGTAG
- the LOC138320724 gene encoding proteasome subunit beta type-7-like isoform X1, giving the protein MAAVLGAEPRVGGFNFENYARNISLEQAGIKPPKAYKTGTTIVGLVYKDGIVLGADTRATEGSVVADKNCAKIHYIADNIYCCGAGTAADTEVTTRLISSQLELHRLNTGRVPRVCTANRLLKQMLFRYHGGISAALVLGGVDTTGPHLYSVWPHGSTDKLPYVTMGSGSLAAMATFEDRFKPEMEKDQAIQLVRDAIAAGIFNDLGSGSNVDVCVITKGKVEYLRPYDEANIKGLR; this is encoded by the exons ATGGCTGCAGTGTTGGGTGCCGAACCGCGAGTCGGAgggtttaattttgaaaactatGCAAG aaatatttctcTGGAGCAAGCAGGAATAAAACCTCCAAAAGCTTACAAAACAGGAACCACTATTGTCGGTTTAGTTTACAAG GATGGTATTGTATTGGGTGCTGACACCAGGGCTACAGAAGGCTCTGTTGTGGCAGATAAAAACTGTGCAAAGATCCATTATATAGCTGACAATATTTA TTGCTGTGGTGCCGGTACTGCTGCTGATACCGAAGTGACCACACGATTGATTTCCTCACAGTTGGAGCTCCATCGACTCAATACTGGTCGGGTACCAAGAGTGTGTACAGCCAACAGGCTTCTCAAACAGATGTTGTTCAG ATACCACGGTGGCATCAGTGCAGCCCTGGTACTGGGAGGTGTTGATACTACTGGCCCACACCTGTACAGTGTATGGCCTCACGGATCTACAGACAAACTGCCGTATGTTACCATGG GTTCAGGATCACTTGCAGCTATGGCTACATTTGAGGACCGTTTCAAACCAGAAATGGAG AAAGACCAGGCCATACAGTTAGTAAGAGATGCTATCGCCGCTGGTATATTTAATGATCTTGGATCTGGATCTAATGTTGATGTTTGTGTGATAACTAAAGGCAAGGTAGAATACCTCCGGCCATACGATGAAGCCAATATCAAAGGGCTAAG ATAG